In Microtus ochrogaster isolate Prairie Vole_2 linkage group LG9, MicOch1.0, whole genome shotgun sequence, the following are encoded in one genomic region:
- the LOC101995980 gene encoding olfactory receptor 10AG1-like, whose protein sequence is MDHAEIRAEDNASTVTHFILLGFSDLPNLQGFLFGMFSLAYIIILIGNSSIIVITILDPALQKPMYFFLANFSSLEICYVSVTLPRILYNIGTQNRNIPKLACATQTCFFLILGATECFLLAVMSYDRYVAICNPLHYPLVMNPVKCNQLAAGSWLGGMPFQVAQTCQIFSLSFCNSNRINHFFCDLPPILKLACGDTSVNELSVYLVTILIATVPFMLILASYSKIIATILKLPTATGRAKAFSTCSSHLLVVFLFFGSATVTYLRPKSTHSPGTDKLFSLFYTIVTPMFNPLIYSLRNKDVIAALRKLLLRK, encoded by the coding sequence ATGGATCATGCCGAAATCAGAGCAGAGGACAATGCCTCCACAGTCACACATTTCATCCTCCTGGGATTCTCTGACCTTCCCAACCTCCAGGGGTTTCTCTTTGGAATGTTCTCCTTAGCTTACATCATTATCCTAATTGGAAATAGCTCCATAATTGTGATAACCATCCTCGATCCTGCACTACAGAAGCCCATGTATTTTTTCCTGGCAaacttttcttctctggaaaTCTGTTATGTGTCTGTCactcttcctagaattctgtaCAACATCGGTACTCAGAATAGAAACATACCCAAGCTGGCTTGTGCCACACAAACATGCTTCTTCCTTATTCTGGGAGCCACTGAATGTTTCCTTCTGGCTGTGATGtcttatgaccgctatgtggccatctgcaaccCTCTGCACTATCCCTTGGTCATGAACCCAGTAAAATGCAATCAGCTGGCTGCAGGCTCCTGGCTTGGTGGAATGCCATTCCAAGTAGCACAAACCTGTCAGATATTCTCTCTAAGTTTTTGCAATTCTAATCGAATTAACCACTTCTTCTGTGACTTACCTCCCATTCTCAAACTAGCTTGTGGAGATACTTCTGTTAATGAACTGTCTGTCTACTTAGTGACTATTCTCATTGCTACAGTACCTTTTATGTTGATACTTGCTTCTTATAGCAAAATCATTGCTACCATTCTGAAGCTGCCAACAGCCACAGGAAGAGCAAAAGCCTTCTCCACTTGTTCTTCCCATTTGCttgtagtgtttttattttttggatcaGCCACGGTTACTTACTTGAGACCAAAGTCCACACATTCTCCAGGAACTGACAAACTGTTCTCTCTATTCTACACCATTGTGACTCCCATGTTTAATCCCTTGATATACAGCCTTAGGAACAAGGACGTGATTGCCGCACTGAGAAAATTGTTACTTAGGAAATAA